From the genome of Aquipuribacter hungaricus:
GGCACCCGCCCCCACTTCGACCCCCAGGCGTTCATCAGCTCCACCGACACCGTCTACCTGATCAGCAAGGAGGGCGAGGGCTCCGCCCGCGCGCTCACCGCGGCCCTGACGATGGCCATCCTCACCGCCGCCGAGGCCCACGCGTCCCGCCAGCCCACCGGGCGCCTCAGCCCCGCGCTCACCGCCGTCCTCGACGAGGCCGCCAACGTCTGCCGCTGGCGGGCCCTGCCCGACCTCTACAGCCACTACGGCTCCCGCGGGATCGTGCTGTCGGCGTTCTTCCAGTCCTGGGCCCAAGGCGTCGAGGCCTACGGCGCCACCGGCATTGACAAGCTCTGGTCGGCGGCCAACGTCCGGGTCGTCGGCCCCGGCCTGGCAGAGGAGAAGTTCCTCACCGTGGTGTCCTCCCTGATCGGGGACTACGACCGGCTCAAGCGCACCTCCTCCCAGCAGAGGACCACCCGCAGCACCACCACGTCGGTCCAGCGCCAGCGCCTCTTCGACGTCTCCGACCTCGCTGCGCTGCCCCTCGGCCGCGCCGTCGCGCTGATCTCCGGTGTGCCCGCGGTCCTGCTGCAGCTGGACCACCACTCCACCCGCCCGTACGCCGGGTCCGTGACCGCCTCCCAGGCTGTCTACGAGACGGCCAGAGCCCGGCCCCTGGGCCTGGCTCTGGAAAGTGCCCGATGACCACCGACGCCACCTCAGCCGCCGGCGACGCCCCCGGGACCGTCACAGCAGCCGGCGACACCGCGGCCGGTGCGGCCGTTGTGGACGGCGAAGCTGACGTCGGCGAGCCCGGCGTGCAGGAGTTCGACGGCGAGCCCGTCGATTTAGGCGAGGACGCCCCGGCCAGCACCTACTACCCCAACGCCGCGGAGTGGGTCGAGCGCTGGCTGCTGCCGCACTACAAGCGCGACCCCGCCAGCCACCGGTGGGACCCCCGCTGGTGGGAGTACACCGAGGTCGTCGCCCGCCTGGAGGCCCTGTGGCGGGCGTGGGAGTACCTGCGGACCGACGGCATGACCGGCCCCGCGCTGTTCTTCCGCGACTTCCTCGACCCCACCATGCGGGAGCTCACCGCCGCCGACGGCCCGTTCTGGGACGTCAGCGACATCCACGACCGGACGCTGCCCCAGGTGTGGCCGCACGAGCCCCCACCCGCGGGCCTGTTCGACGACGCCCCCGACGAGCAGTGACCCCACCAGCAGTGACCCCACCAGCAGTGACCCGGCGCACCTCACCGGCACGCCACCTTGAGAGGACGTGAGCATGAGCGAGAGCGCCGAAGACGAGATCGGCCAGGACGTGGACCGGCTCGTCCGGTCCGCCCTGATGGCCGCCGGGCAGATCCGCGAGCACGCCGCGCGCCACAGCCAGACCGGTGCCTGGGCGCTGCAGCAGCAGCAGAGCGCCGCCGTCGCCGAGCACCGTGAGACCACCCGCCTGGTCTACGACCGGGTGCGCCGTGAGGAGTTCTGGAACCAGGCCACCCCAGCCCAGGTCGCCGACCTCGTGACCTTCACCACCGCCGTCGCACCGCACGACGCCCTCGGGCGCGAGGCCCACGACGTCATCCGCGAGCAGCTGCACGCCCGCCACGGCATCGACCTCGCCACGATCACCGCCGCGCAC
Proteins encoded in this window:
- a CDS encoding DUF4913 domain-containing protein, with the protein product MTTDATSAAGDAPGTVTAAGDTAAGAAVVDGEADVGEPGVQEFDGEPVDLGEDAPASTYYPNAAEWVERWLLPHYKRDPASHRWDPRWWEYTEVVARLEALWRAWEYLRTDGMTGPALFFRDFLDPTMRELTAADGPFWDVSDIHDRTLPQVWPHEPPPAGLFDDAPDEQ